GTGTCAATGATGTTGATCTGGTTCTTGTCCCAGAAGCAGGTCACGGCGGCACTCGTGATAGTGATGCCGCGTTCCTTTTCCTGTTCCATCCAGTCAGTCGTCGAAGCGCCGTCGTGGGTTTCGCCGAGCTTGTGGTTCACACCCGTGTAGAACAGGATGCGCTCAGTCGTAGTGGTCTTGCCGGCATCAATGTGGGCCATGATGCCAATATTGCGGACCTTGTTAAGGTCTGTAAGCACTTCCTGTGCCACGTTGTCTCCCTTTTCTAGAGATGAGCTTGCGTGGGCCTACGGGGTCACCGCAGGCACACATCCGGCTCTAGTTACCAGCGGTAATGGGCGAAGGCCTTGTTGGACTCGGCCATTTTGTGGGTGTCTTCGCGGCGCTTTACAGCGGCACCAAGACCGTTGGAGGCATCCAGAACTTCGTTGCGCAAACGCTCGGTCATGGTCTTCTCGCGGCGAGCCTTCGAGTAACCAACCAACCAGCGCAACGCCAGGGCAGTCTGACGGCCAGGCTTGACCTCAACCGGAACCTGGTAGGTGGCGCCACCAACACGGCGGGACTTCACCTCAAGGCTCGGCTTGATGTTTTCCATGGCCTTCTTCAGAGCGGCAACGGGATCGCTGCCAGTCTTCTCGCGAACACCTTCAAGTGCGCCGTATACGATGCGCTCTGCGGTGGACTTCTTGCCGTCAACGAGAACCTTGTTGATCAACTGTGTGACCAACGGGGAGCCGTATACGGGATCTACAACTAGCGGCCGCTTGGGGGCCGGACCCTTGCGAGGCATATTACTTCTTCTCCATCTTTGCACCGTAGCGGCTGCGAGCCTGCTTGCGGTTCTTAACGCCCTGGGTATCCAATGCGCCACGGACGATCTTGTAACGTACACCGGGAAGATCCTTGACACGGCCTCCGCGGACGAGCACGATGGAGTGCTCCTGGAGGTTGTGACCTACACCGGGGATGTAAGCGGTAACTTCCACGCCACCGTTGAGGCGCACGCGGGCAACCTTACGAAGGGCAGAGTTCGGCTTCTTCGGGGTGGTTGTGTAGACGCGCGTGCAAACGCCGCGACGCATGGGGCTGCCCTTCAATGCGGGAGCCTTGGTCTTTGTGACCTTGGGTGTCCGGCCCTTTCGGACCAGCTGGTTAATCGTAGGCACTTTCGTGTTCTCCGTTGTTTTCTCGAGTTGATTCTCGTGTCGCTTTGCCCTGGGTCCGCGAACCGTTGCGCACTGGGCGCATAGTCACCGAAACGTCAAGGAAGAGCCATTTACTGGTAGTCGCAGACTTGGCGACTTCACAGCGCCTAGGCATGCAAAAATGTGGCATCTGCTGTACAAGAACCGTACAACCCGGACCCGTATCCACTTCTAGACACCTAAGCGCTAAAAATAAGTACTCTTATCCACTGCCACACTAACAATTACTCACTACGTTACCACGTCGTCGGACCCTGACGCGAATCGGTCCCGATATGCCCTTGACATAGCGAGTCGCTGAATGCACTCTCTAATTACTCCATGCCACCGGCAGGTCTAGTTTGCCGGCTGCACCCATATATGGAGCGGTACAACAGTAAAGCTCAGGTGCGTCATGGCTGATGCAGATTTGGTCCTTGAAGGGGGCGGAGTAAAAGGCTCCGCTTTGGTCGGGGCCGTGACCTCCCTTGCCGAACACAGCGATCCCTACAGCTTTCACCGCGTGGCTGGCACGTCCGCGGGAGCAATAGTGGCAGGGCTGCTGGCATCCGGCATGGGTGTCCCCCAAATAAAGTCCGTGATGGACAAGCTGGACTTTTCCCAGTTCCAGGATGAGGTTGGTTTCCTGGCTCACGTGCCCACGGTTGGCCCCGTTGCCAGCCTGCTCCTCCATGAGGGCCTATACTCTGGCGGGTTCTTGCACAACTGGATTTCGGAAACCCTCGCGGGGCAGGGGGTGCGCACGTGGGCTGATCTGAAGGAAACCGACCCGGCCAGTTCCCTGCCGCCGTCGCAGCAGTACAAACTAGTGGTCATTGTCTCCGATGTCTCACGCGGGCTCATGTTGCGCCTTCCCTGGGACTACGAACCGCTCTTGGGTATGGACCCCGACACTGCTTTCGTGGCCGACGCCATCAGGGCCTCTGCCTCCATCCCGTTTTTCTTCCGGCCATGGAACATACCCACGGACGTCAAGACGACAGGACATGATCACATTGTGTGCGTCGATGGCGGCATGCTCTCCAACTTTCCCATGTCCATTTTCGACAGGGACGACGACGTGGCATCGCGCTGGCCCACCATTGGGGTGAAGCTATCGGGGAGGGCAACCATCCGCACCGAAGATTGGCAGTCGAATACCAATAACATCCAATTGGCAAAGTCACTGTTGGGAACCATGATGGGAGCCCACGACCGCAGCTACGTGAACGACCCCAAGGCGATTTCGCGGACCATCTTCGTGGACACCTCCGCTTACCGTTCCACTGACTTCCAGCTCACCACTGGCGACAAAGAAGCCATGTTCAACCAGGGCATGAGCAGCGGTAAAACGTTCCTCTCCGGCTGGGATTGGGAAAAGTGGAAGGCCGGCGACTACGGAACCTGACCCTCCCCTCGTTGAGGGGACACATCACCCACCGCACCAAGGCGCGGAGAAGTGCCCCCTCAACGGGGAGTTAACGTACGACGGCGGTGAGCTGCCCTTATAAGGCAACTCACCGCCGTCATTCGCTATGTGCTAGCCGCTGAAGTTGGTTCCCAGATCATAGTCATCCAAGGGGATGGCACGGAACTCGGCACCCAGATCGCCGGCGCCGCCCACGTAGTCAAAGTCGCTGAACGCGCTCGGACCGGTGAACAGGTTGGCTTTGGCTTCTTCGGTCGGCTCCACCGTGACATTGGTGTAGCGCGGCAGACCCGTACCAGCCGGGATCAGCTTACCGATGATGACGTTCTCCTTCAGACCCAGCAGCGGGTCAGACTTGCCTTCCATGGCCGCCTGCGTCAGAACGCGGGTGGTTTCCTGGAAGGAAGCAGCGGAGAGCCAAGATTCGGTAGCCAAGGAAGCCTTGGTGATACCCATGAGCTCGTTACGGCCGGAGGCCGGCTTCTTGCCCTCGGACACGACGCGACGGTTTTCCGTCTCGAAGCGGCCGCGCTCGGCAAGCTCACCGGGCAGCAACTTAGAGTCACCGGACTCGATGACCGTCACGCGACGGAGCATCTGACGCACGATGACTTCAACGTGCTTGTCGTGGATCCCTACACCCTGGCTGCGGTAAACGCGCTGAACTTCCTCAACGAGGTGCTTCTGTGCTGCACGCGGGCCCAGGATACGCAGAACCTGCTTGGGGTCAACAGCACCCACCACCAGCTTCTGGCCAACCTCAACGTGCTCGCCGTCAACAACTTGCAGGCGTGCACGGCGCAGAACCGGGTAAGCGATCTCTTCGGTGCCGTCGTCCGGGGTCAGGATCAATCGCATGGTGCGTTCGGACTCATCAATGTTGATGCGTCCGGCGGCCTCAGCGATCGGTGCGACACCCTTCGGGGTACGTGCTTCGAAGAGCTCCTGGATACGGGGCAGACCCTGGGTGATGTCCTCGCCACGGCTGGCCGAAACAGCGCCACCGGTGTGGAAAGTACGCATGGTCAGCTGCGTGCCGGGCTCACCAATGGACTGTGCTGCGATGATACCGACAGCCTCACCGATGTCCACGGTCTTCCCTGTTGCCAAGGAACGGCCATAGCACAGTGCACAGGTTCCGACAGTCGATTCACAAGTCAACACGGAGCGGACCTTGATCTCAGCGACACCGGCTGCGAACAGCTCGGCGATGAGTACGTCACCAACATCGGCGCCGGCGGAAGCCAGCACCTTGCCAGCGGCGTCCACAACCTCAGAAGCCAAGGTGCGAGCGTAAACGCTGTTCTCAACCTCCTCGTGCAACTGCAGTTCACCCATGGAGTCAACCACGGCGATCGGCAGGGTCAAGCCGCGCTCGGTGCCACAGTCGTCTTCACGAACAATGACATCCTGCGAAACGTCGACCAGACGACGCGTCAGGTAGCCGGAGTTGGCCGTACGCAGAGCCGTATCAGCCAGACCCTTACGGGCACCGTGAGTGGCGATGAAGTACTCCAAAACCGACAGGCCCTCACGGTAGGAGGACTTGATCGGGCGAGGAATAATTTCACCCTTAGGGTTAGCCACCAAGCCACGGATACCGGCAATCTGGCGAACCTGCATCCAGTTACCACGGGCACCGGAGGAAACCATGCGGTTGATCGTGTTGGACTCGGCGAAGGACTCACGCATCGCATCTGCGATCTCGTTCGTAGCCTGGTTCCAAATGTCGATCAGGTCCTGACGGCGTTCCTCATCAGCGATGAGGCCCTTGTCGAACTGCGCCTGAACTTTGGCCGCCTTGACCTCGTAACCTTCAAGGATGGCCGGCTTGGAAGCCGGAACCTTGATGTCGGAGATGGCAACGGTGATACCTGAACGGGTTGCCCAGTAGAAACCGGCATCCTTCAGGTTATCCAACGTTGCAGCCACAACGACCTTGGGGTAACGCTCGGCGAGATCGTTAACGATCTCGGAGAGCTGGCCCTTGTCGGCCACCTTCTCAACCCACGGGTAGTCCGCGGGCAGGGTTTCGTTGAACAGAACCTGTCCAAGCGACGTTGCTACGATGGCCGGTGTGCCAGGCACCCAACCCTCGGGAGCAACCCAGTCGGCGTTCGGCACAAAGTCGCTCAGACGGATCTTGACCTGCGAGTTCAAGTGCAACTCGCCGGCGTCGTGCGCCATGATGGCTTCAGCCGGGGTGGAGAAGGTGCGGCCTTCGCCGACCGACCCCTCACGCTTGGTGGTCAAGTGGTACAGGCCGATGATCATATCCTGTGACGGCAAGGTCACCGGGCGGCCATCTGAAGGCTTCAAGATGTTGTTGCTCGAGAGCATCAGGATGCGTGCTTCAGCCTGAGCTTCGGGGCTCAGCGGCAGGTGAACTGCCATCTGGTCGCCGTCGAAGTCAGCGTTGAAAGCACCACAAACCAGCGGGTGCAGCTGGATTGCCTTGCCTTCAACTAGCTGCGGCTCGAACGCCTGGATACCCAAACGGTGCAGGGTTGGTGCACGGTTCAGCAGCACAGGATGCTCGGTGATGATCTCTTCGAGAACATCCCAGACCTGGGGACGGAAACGCTCCACCATCCGCTTGGCGCTCTTGATGTTCTGTGCATGGTTAAGGTCAACCAAGCGCTTCATCACGAACGGCTTGAAGAGCTCCAGGGCCATCTGCTTGGGCAGACCACACTGGTGCAGCTTCAACTGCGGGCCAACAACAATGACCGAACGGCCAGAGTAGTCAACGCGCTTGCCAAGGAGGTTCTGGCGGAATCGACCCTGCTTGCCCTTGAGCATGTCAGAGAGCGACTTCAACGGACGGTTGCCCGGTCCGGTGACCGGACGTCCGCGACGACCGTTGTCAAAGAGGGAGTCAACAGCTTCCTGCAGCATGCGCTTCTCATTGTTGACGATGATCTCCGGAGCACCCAGGTCAAGCAGACGCTTGAGACGGTTGTTGCGGTTGATCACGCGACGGTAGAGATCGTTCAAGTCCGAGGTGGCGAAACGGCCACCGTCAAGCTGAACCATGGGGCGCAGTTCCGGCGGGATGACCGGGACGGCGTCCAGGACCATGCCCAGCGGGCTGTTGTTGGTGGTCAGGAACGCGTTGACAACCTTCAACCGCTTCAGGGCACGCGTCTTGCGCTGGCCCTTGCCGTTCTGGATGATGTCGCGCAGGATCTCGGCTTCGCCGGCCATGTCGAAGGTCTCAAGACGCTTCTTGATGGCTTCGGCACCCATGGAACCTTCGAAGAACATGCCGTAACGGTCACGCAATTCGCGGTATAGGGCCTCGTCGCCTTCAAGGTCGGCAACCTTCAGGCCCTTGAAACGGTCCCAAACCTGCTCGAGGCGGTCGATGTCGGCGTCGGCGCGCTTGCGCACATTGGCCATCTGACGGTCCGCAGAGTCGCGGGCCTTTTTTTTCTCGGCCGCCTTGGCGCCTTCACCTTCAAGGCGCTGCAATTCGCCTTCAAGATCGCGGGCGATCGTGGCGATGTCGGAGTCACGCATGTCAACCATGCGCTTCTTCTCCAGGTCGTGCTCGGTCTGGAGGTTCGGCAACTCGGCGTGACGTGCATCGTCATCAACGCTGGTGATCATGTAGGCAGCAAAGTAGATGACCTTTTCAAGGTCCTTCGGTGCCAGATCCAGCAGGTAGCCCAACCGCGAGGGGACGCCCTTGAAGTACCAGATGTGGGTTACGGGAGCGGCGAGCTCAATGTGGCCCATCCGCTCACGACGCACCTTGGCGCGGGTGACTTCAACGCCACAACGCTCGCAGATGATGCCCTTGAAGCGCACGCGCTTGTACTTGCCGCAGTAGCATTCCCAGTCGCGGGACGGGCCGAAGATCTTCTCGCAGAAGAGGCCGTCCTTTTCAGGCTTGAGCGTGCGGTAATTGATGGTTTCCGGCTTCTTGACTTCGCCGTGGCTCCAGTCGCGGATATCTTGCGCGGTGGCCAGGCCAATCTGCATGAGGCCGAAGGAGGATTCGCTGGACATATGGGTCCTGTTCTCTCTAATTCTCTAAAGTCTGAATGTCTAAGCGGGTACGGGAGGAAGTACAGGGCCGACGGCGGCAGGCTAGCTACCGCCGTCGGGCCTCACTAAACTTCTTCGACAGAGTTAGGCTCGGCCCGTGACAGGTC
This region of Arthrobacter alpinus genomic DNA includes:
- the rpsG gene encoding 30S ribosomal protein S7; its protein translation is MPRKGPAPKRPLVVDPVYGSPLVTQLINKVLVDGKKSTAERIVYGALEGVREKTGSDPVAALKKAMENIKPSLEVKSRRVGGATYQVPVEVKPGRQTALALRWLVGYSKARREKTMTERLRNEVLDASNGLGAAVKRREDTHKMAESNKAFAHYRW
- the rpsL gene encoding 30S ribosomal protein S12, with product MPTINQLVRKGRTPKVTKTKAPALKGSPMRRGVCTRVYTTTPKKPNSALRKVARVRLNGGVEVTAYIPGVGHNLQEHSIVLVRGGRVKDLPGVRYKIVRGALDTQGVKNRKQARSRYGAKMEKK
- a CDS encoding patatin-like phospholipase family protein, whose product is MADADLVLEGGGVKGSALVGAVTSLAEHSDPYSFHRVAGTSAGAIVAGLLASGMGVPQIKSVMDKLDFSQFQDEVGFLAHVPTVGPVASLLLHEGLYSGGFLHNWISETLAGQGVRTWADLKETDPASSLPPSQQYKLVVIVSDVSRGLMLRLPWDYEPLLGMDPDTAFVADAIRASASIPFFFRPWNIPTDVKTTGHDHIVCVDGGMLSNFPMSIFDRDDDVASRWPTIGVKLSGRATIRTEDWQSNTNNIQLAKSLLGTMMGAHDRSYVNDPKAISRTIFVDTSAYRSTDFQLTTGDKEAMFNQGMSSGKTFLSGWDWEKWKAGDYGT
- a CDS encoding DNA-directed RNA polymerase subunit beta' encodes the protein MSSESSFGLMQIGLATAQDIRDWSHGEVKKPETINYRTLKPEKDGLFCEKIFGPSRDWECYCGKYKRVRFKGIICERCGVEVTRAKVRRERMGHIELAAPVTHIWYFKGVPSRLGYLLDLAPKDLEKVIYFAAYMITSVDDDARHAELPNLQTEHDLEKKRMVDMRDSDIATIARDLEGELQRLEGEGAKAAEKKKARDSADRQMANVRKRADADIDRLEQVWDRFKGLKVADLEGDEALYRELRDRYGMFFEGSMGAEAIKKRLETFDMAGEAEILRDIIQNGKGQRKTRALKRLKVVNAFLTTNNSPLGMVLDAVPVIPPELRPMVQLDGGRFATSDLNDLYRRVINRNNRLKRLLDLGAPEIIVNNEKRMLQEAVDSLFDNGRRGRPVTGPGNRPLKSLSDMLKGKQGRFRQNLLGKRVDYSGRSVIVVGPQLKLHQCGLPKQMALELFKPFVMKRLVDLNHAQNIKSAKRMVERFRPQVWDVLEEIITEHPVLLNRAPTLHRLGIQAFEPQLVEGKAIQLHPLVCGAFNADFDGDQMAVHLPLSPEAQAEARILMLSSNNILKPSDGRPVTLPSQDMIIGLYHLTTKREGSVGEGRTFSTPAEAIMAHDAGELHLNSQVKIRLSDFVPNADWVAPEGWVPGTPAIVATSLGQVLFNETLPADYPWVEKVADKGQLSEIVNDLAERYPKVVVAATLDNLKDAGFYWATRSGITVAISDIKVPASKPAILEGYEVKAAKVQAQFDKGLIADEERRQDLIDIWNQATNEIADAMRESFAESNTINRMVSSGARGNWMQVRQIAGIRGLVANPKGEIIPRPIKSSYREGLSVLEYFIATHGARKGLADTALRTANSGYLTRRLVDVSQDVIVREDDCGTERGLTLPIAVVDSMGELQLHEEVENSVYARTLASEVVDAAGKVLASAGADVGDVLIAELFAAGVAEIKVRSVLTCESTVGTCALCYGRSLATGKTVDIGEAVGIIAAQSIGEPGTQLTMRTFHTGGAVSASRGEDITQGLPRIQELFEARTPKGVAPIAEAAGRINIDESERTMRLILTPDDGTEEIAYPVLRRARLQVVDGEHVEVGQKLVVGAVDPKQVLRILGPRAAQKHLVEEVQRVYRSQGVGIHDKHVEVIVRQMLRRVTVIESGDSKLLPGELAERGRFETENRRVVSEGKKPASGRNELMGITKASLATESWLSAASFQETTRVLTQAAMEGKSDPLLGLKENVIIGKLIPAGTGLPRYTNVTVEPTEEAKANLFTGPSAFSDFDYVGGAGDLGAEFRAIPLDDYDLGTNFSG